The genomic DNA AAAAGAAGATTGGTTTGGAAATATACGCGGTGATGTTTTAGCCGGTCTCGTTGTAGCGCTTGCGTTGATCCCTGAAGCCATTGCCTTTTCTATTATTGCAGGTGTAGACCCGAAGGTCGGTTTGTATGCTTCATTTTGTATTGCCGTGATTATTTCAGTGGTGGGCGGTCGTCCTGGTATGATCTCCGCTGCTACGGGTGCAATGGCATTGTTAATGGTCGATTTAGTGGCCGAACACGGCATTCAGTATTTATGGGCGGCCACACTTTTAACGGGTGTGATTCAAATAGTGGCGGGTTACCTCAAACTAGGCGAACTCATGCGGTTTGTCTCTCGCTCTGTAGTCACAGGCTTTGTAAACGCTTTGGCTATTCTAATTTTCATGGCCCAGTTGCCCGAGCTGACCAACGTCACTTGGGTCGTATATGCCATGACAGCAGCTGGCTTAGGCATCATCTACTTGTTCCCTTATATCAATAAGACCATTCCATCGCCTTTGGTGACTATTGTGGTGTTGTCGGCGATTTCGATAATTTTTGATTTTGATATACGCACCGTCGGTGACATGGGCGATTTGCCAGATACATTGCCTAACTTCTTATTTCCGGATGTACCTCTTAACTTTGCAACTCTCGCGATTATTTTACCGTACTCTGCGCCTTTAGCCGTAGTAGGGCTGTTGGAATCGTTAATGACGGCAACCATAGTTGATGACCTTACCGATACAAGTAGCGATAAAAACCGCGAGTGCAAAGGCCAAGGCATTGCCAATATTGGTGCGGGTTTAATGGGCGGGATGGCCGGTTGTGCAATGATTGGTCAGTCGGTAATTAACGTGAAGTCCGGCGGCCGTGGCCGATTATCGGCGTTTGTGGCGGGTACTGTTTTGTTGATCATGGTGGTGTTTAGCAGTGAGTGGGTAGCTAAAATCCCTATGGCAGCGTTGGTCTCTGTAATGATCATGGTCTCCATCGGAACGTTTAATTGGGGGTCTATTCGTGATCTCCGTCAATTCCCATTATCGACAAATTTAGTCATGATAGTGACAGTCGTAGTGGTTGTCTGGACGCACAACCTTGCATATGGCGTGTTTGCGGGTGTGTTACTCGCGGCCTTGTTCTTTGCTAATAAAATCAGTCACTTCATGTATGTTGACTCAGATTTGAGTGAAGACGAAGATAAGCGCAGTTATAAAGTTGTTGGTCAGGTGTTTTTTAACTCTGCCGACAAGTTCATTGCGGCTTTTGATTTCAAAGAAGCCATCAGCACCGTCGAAATCGATTTATCAAGGGCGCATTTTTGGGATATTACGGCCGTTGAATCGTTAGATAAGGTTGTGGTGAAATTTAAGCGCGAAGGCACCGATGTAAATGTTGTGGGTTTAAATGAAGCCAGTGAGACCATTGTGGATCGATTTGGTAAGCTAGGCAAACCAGAAGAAATCGATAAAGTACTAGGAGGCCACTAATGGCTGATAATAATAACAAAGAACGTACCTGGACAATCGCCTGTATTGATGGCTCTAAGTTTAACGAGGCCGTGAGTGACTACGCAATTTGGCTCACGAAAACCATTGATGCTCCATTAAAGGCGCTGCATGCCATTGAACACAATGCCATTGCTGCGGTGTCTGATTTTTCTGGTGCCATTGGCATTGGCGCTCAGGAGCACTTACTCAGTGAGCTAACCGAAGTAGAGCAGCAAAGAAATAAACTGGAAATTCAGAAAGGCAAAGATATTCTCGATACGGTTAAAGCACGAGCTAATAAAGCCGGTGTCGAAAATGCCTTTAGTACGCAACGCCACGGGCCGTTAGTCGAGGCGTTAATCGATTTAGAGCATGAAACAAGAGTAATCGTGCTAGGAATTCGAGGTGAGGCCAACGTTGGTAATACGGAAAATTTAGGGGGTCACCTTGAGACCATTGTCCGATCCGTACAACGCCCTATATTCGTCGTTAACAGAGCTTTTGAAGCGCCAAAAGCCGCCATGTTGGCGTTTGATGGCAGTGATTGCAGTCTCAAAGCATTAGATATGGTCGTCAATAGTCCTTTATTTAATGATTTACCTGTACATATTGTGAACGTTTCTAAATCCGTCAGCGCAGGTGAAGCATTAATTGCACCGGCTCAAGTAAAATTGGAAACTGCCGGAAGATCTGTTTCTTCCGCGGTATTAACTGGCGATCCAGCGCAAGCCTTATGCCAGTATCAAAAGGATCATAATATTGGTTTAACCGTGATGGGCTCGTTTAGTCACAACCGGTTACGCGACATGGTATTTGGCAGTTTTACAGCGAAAATGCTGTTGAATACAGAGCAGCCACTGTTATTGTTGCGATAATATCAAATAGCCACATTGGCCGCGTGTAAGCGGCCTTTTTATTGACTTGTAACTGTAGGCAATTTGCACGGAATGGCTCAATACTTGACTGTTTTAGTCAGGTATTTATAATGCACTCACTTTCAAGTCATCCTCAGGCTTAATGTATGAGATTAACTACCAAAGGCCGCTACGCGGTGACAGCATTGCTAGATTTAGCGCTCAATGAACATAAAGGCCCTATCAATCTAGCGGATATTTCTGAAAGACAGGGTATATCGTTGTCTTACTTAGAACAGCTGTTCTCTAAATTGAGAAAAAAGTCGCTGGTTGCATCGGTACGTGGACCTGGTGGTGGTTATTTGCTGGGCCGTGAAAAATCCGACATCAGCATCGCTTCTGTTGTAGACGCTGTCTCTGAGTCTATTGATGCCACAAAATGCCAAGGTAAAACGGGGTGTCAGCAAGGTGATATATGCTTAACGCATCACCTTTGGCAAGACTTGAGTAATCAAATCCACGATTTTCTAGATGATATAACGTTGCAGACATTAGTCGAGCGTGGCGAAATTAAAGCCGTCAGTGCCCGTCAAAATGAAAAAATGCTGCAAGCACACCCTGAAAAAACGATTCCAACAGCACAGGTTAGTTAATGCGACCGCTTTATTTTGATTATGCTGCCACAACACCGGTTGATGACCGTGTCGCTAAGGCAATGACCGATTGTTTAACCTTTAATGGTAACTTTGCGAACCCGGCCTCCCGTTCACATGCGCTAGGGTGGTTAGCCGAAGAGGCTGTTGAAGAAGCTCGCAATGATGTTGCAGATCTTCTTGGAGCCGATTCACGAGAGATTGTTTGGACCAGTGGCGCAACTGAAAGTAATAATTTGGCCATAAAAGGTGTTGCCGATAATTATGCACCGGAAGCGTGTCATATAATTACCACCAGTATCGAGCATAAGGCGGTTATAGACCCTGTTAAACATTTGCACAGTAAAGGGTATCAAACCACCTTTGTCGCACCAGGTTCAAACGGACAAGTCTCTGTCGAGAGTATTGCCGCCGAAATCACTGACAAAACTCGGTTGATCTCGGTAATGGCAGTAAACAATGAAACGGGTGTCATAAACCCTATCGCTGAAATTGGTAAACTGTGCGAACAAAAAGGCATATTTTTTCATGTTGATGCAGCACAAGCTGTCGGCAAAATAGCCGTAAACGTTGATGAGTGGAAAGTCACGTTATTGTCTTTATCGGCGCATAAATTCTATGGGCCAAAAGGTATTGGTGCTTTATACGTGCGTCGCCGAAGTCCACTTGAATTGTCTGCACAAATACATGGTGGCGGTCATGAACGTGGTATGCGTTCGGGCACTTTAGCGACCCATCAGATAGTCGGCATTGGAACAGCTGCCGCAATTTTAAATGAAGGGTTTAGCGATGAGCACGATCGTATAGAAGCATTAAAAGAGCGTCTATGGAGCGGTATTGAAACGCTCGGCGATGTAATCATTAATGGCAAAGGTTCACCTATTTCTGCAGGGCATCTGAATGTCTGTTTTAAAGGCTTAGATGGAGAGGCTCTGATGATGGGTGTACGAAACTTGGCTATTTCATCTGGATCCGCCTGTACATCAGCAACGGTAGAGCCTTCGTTTGTATTAAAAGCAATGGGCTGTAGCGATGAAGATGCTCACAGCTCATTGAGAATTAGCTTGGGTCGTTTCACTACCGAGAGTGATGTCGATCAGGCGATTGCAAGTTTCTCGCAAGCGGTTAACGCCTTGCGATCTGCCAAATAAATTTAGTTTAGCGTACGTATTTTGCGCGCAACCTATTAGGGTATCATTATGAGTCAGGAAGTTGAGAAGTATATTAAAACTGAGTACGAGGCTGGGTTTATCACTGATGTTGAATCGGCTACGATTCCACCAGGATTAAACGAAGATGTTATTCGGCTAATCTCTGCAAAGAAAAATGAGCCAGAGTGGATGACTGAATGGCGCTTAAAAGCGTTTCGTGCTTGGGAAGAAATGGAAGAGCCTGACTGGGCGCATGTAAGTTATCCTAAGCCTGATTTTCAATCGCTTTCTTATTATTCTTCACCAAAAAGTATTGAAGATGCTCGACCAAAATCGTTAGACGATGTTGATCCTGAGCTATTGGCGACATACGAAAAGCTAGGCATTCCGGTTCACGAACACGCTGCATTAGCCGGTGTCGCGGTAGATATGGTATTCGATTCCGTGTCTGTAGGAACCACTTTCCGTAAAAAGCTGGAAGAAGCCGGAATAATTTTCTGTCCAATTTCAGAGGCTGTTCATGAATACCCAGAGTTAGTGAAAAAATATTTAGGCTCTGTGGTACCGCAAAAAGACAATTACTACGCGGCGCTAAATTCGGCTGTATTCTCTGATGGTTCATTTGTTTATATTCCTAAAGGCGTTCGTAGCCCTATGGAATTATCGACCTATTTCAGAATTAACGAAGCCAACACGGGGCAGTTTGAACGTACCTTAATTATTGCCGATGTAGGTAGCCATGTTAGCTACTTAGAAGGATGCACGGCACCAATGCGCGATGAGAACCAACTACACGCTGCCGTTGTAGAGTTAGTGGTTTTAGATGATGCAGAAGTCAAGTATTCAACTGTGCAAAACTGGTACCCCGGTGATGCTGAAGGTAAAGGCGGCATTTATAACTTTGTTACCAAACGTGGAATTGCACACGAGCGCGCTAAAATTTCTTGGACACAAGTTGAAACAGGTTCGGCCGTAACTTGGAAGTATCCATCCTGTGTCTTAAAAGGCGACGACAGCGTTGGTGAATTTTACTCGGTTGCATTAACCAGTAACATGCAGCAAGCCGATACCGGCACGAAGATGATTCACATCGGAAAAAATACGCGCTCTACGATTATATCTAAAGGCATCAGCGCGATGAAAAGTGAAAACACTTATCGCGGCTTAGTCAAAATGAATCCTGGTGCCGTCGGTGCTCGTAACTTTACTCAGTGTGATTCTTTACTCATTGGTGATCAGTGTGGTGCTCATACGTTTCCTTATATAGAAAGCAAAAACCCAAGTGCCATTGTTGAGCACGAAGCCACCACCTCCAAAGTGAGCGATGATCAAATGTTTTTGTGCCAGCAACGCGGCATTGACCCTGAAAAAGCAGTCTCAATGATCGTAAATGGTTTTTGTAAAGAAGTTTTTAAAGAGCTGCCCATGGAGTTTGCCGTTGAAGCTGGCAAATTATTGGAAGTATCGCTCGAAGGCGCAGTCGGCTAAACCCGGCCCTTGTTGAAACGAAGAATTTAAAACGAATTGTGAAAAGGTTGATAGTCGATGTTAAGTATTAAGAATTTAGCCGCCAAAGTTGAAGAAAAAGACATTCTTAAAGGCTTGTCTATTGAAGTTAAGCCAGGCGAAGTGCATGCCATTATGGGGCCAAACGGTGCCGGTAAAAGTACCTTAGGTAATGTGTTGGCGGGTCGTGAAGGTTATGAAGTGACCGGCGGAAGTATTGAGTTTTTAGGCGAAAATATTCTAGATTTCGAAGCACATGAGCGTGCTTGCAAAGGCGTATTCTTAGCATTTCAATACCCAGTTGAAATTCCCGGCGTTTCAAACATGGAATTTTTAAAAGCATCGGTAGATGCCGTGCGAGAATCTCGTGGGTTAGAACCTTATAGCTCGGTTGAATTTATTAAGTTGGCGCGTGAAAAGAGTAAGGCCGTTGACCTTCCAGCCGACTTTTTAAAACGTGGCGTGAATGAAGGCTTTTCTGGCGGTGAGAAAAAGCGTAACGAATTAATGCAAATGATGTTGCTTGAACCAACCTTATGTATTTTAGATGAAACCGATTCTGGTTTAGATATTGATGCCCTGCAGGTTGTCGCTGATGGTGTCAATAAACTGCGCGATCCTAATCGTTCTTTTATCGTGGTGACGCATTATCAGCGTTTACTTGATTACATTGTTCCTGATTTTGTTCATGTATTGGCCGATGGAAAGATTGTTAAGTCCGGTGGTAAAGAGCTAGCACTTGAACTCGAAAAAGAAGGCTACGGTTGGATCGAGAAGGAGACAGTATAAGTGAGCAATCAACTTAACGTCGCTGCCGCAGCCGCGCAAGTTGCCAATGACAACAGCTATGCGAAAAGCTGGTCGCAATCGGCCGGTGAACGATTTGCGCTGCAGCCTTTGCCAACGCGAAAAACCGAACATTGGAAGTACACGCCGTTAAAATCGTTACTTGATGCTACATGGTCAAATGCTGTCAGCAGCACTAAAGCTAGCGGTGTAGCATTTGATGATTTTAACGAAGTGACTCTGACTATTGAAAATGGACAGCTAGTCGATACGCCAACTTTGCCGGAAGGTATAGTGCTTAAAAAATTATCGCAATGCGATGAAGCACAAACGGCGGAATTTATCGAGAAAGTTCAGGCTCAACAGACCGATTTTATCTTTGATTCGCTTAATGCCGCCAAGTTAGATGAAGGTTACTGGATTGTTGTTGAAGAAAATGCTCAGGTTGCTTCGCCTATCCATTTAAACTTTGTGAGCCATGGCGAGCATGTTATGGTGAATACCCAAGTACTGGTTGAAGCCAAACGCTCCTCTAACGCAGTGGTTGTTGAAACATTTACACATGATTCAGGTTCGGCATTTGTGAATCCAAACACTACCTTGTATGTAAATGAAAATGCGCAATTAACGCATTACCATTTATTGCTTGAAGAAGGTGATATTCGGCACATAGGGCGAGTAGCGGCTGTTTTAGAACGCAGCGCTAAGCTGTATTCATTTCATATGGCCGTTGGCGGTGTATTGAAACGAAAGGACATCGTTGTTCGGCATTGTGGCGAAGGCGGTGAGCTCACGTTAAATGGTGTGTACTTACCTAAAGGTAAAGAGCACATTGATTATCACACCATCTTAGAGCATGAAGTTGCCCATTGTACGAGCCAAGAGGTCTTTCGTGGCATCATCGGTGATTCTGCAACGGCCGTTTTTAATGGTCGAATTCATATTCATAAAGACGCGCAAAAATCGTTGGCAGAATTAAACAACCGAAACCTGTTATTGAATGACAAAGCAACCATCTATACAAAGCCTGAGCTTGAAATTTATGCAGACGATGTAAAGTGCGCTCACGGTGCTACGATTGCCCAGTTAGATGACAAGGAGCTTTTTTACTTTCAAGCTCGTGGTATTTCTAAGGCAGAAGCTGAAGTTATGTTGAGTTTCGGTTTTATCAATGAGCTTTTAGATGCGTTACCTCATGAGCCAGTGCAATTATTATTGCGCCCATTGTTAGCGCAAGTATTTGCAAGCAAGTCAGCGGAGCTCACGAGGCACTTGGTATGAGTTTTGATGTCGATGCGATAAAAGCTGACTTTCCAATTTTAGCGCAAGAAGTAAATGGTAAGCCTTTGGTTTATTTAGATAATGGCGCTACGACTCAAAAGCCTAATGCTGTAATCGACGCGATCACGCATTTTTATAAAACTGACAACAGTAACGTACATCGAGGTGCTCATACGCTGAGTGATCGATCTACGTTAAGTTTTGAAAAAGCCCGTTCTACCGTTCAGACTTTTCTAAATGCCGAGCAGTCGTGTGAAATCATTTGGACTAAAGGAACAACAGAAGCCGTAAACTTAGTTGCATTTAGCTGGGGGTTGCAAAACCTGAAGCAGGGCGATCAAGTGTTGGTTTCTTACATGGAACACCACGCTAATATTGTTCCTTGGCAAATGGTGTGTGAGAAAACAGGTGCGCAGCTGGTAGCGATGCCGGTAACCGATTTAGGCGACATAGACTTAAATCAATTAGACGCACTCCTAACGGAAAAAGTTAAGTTTGTTTCAGTGGGGCATGTATCGAATGCGCTAGGAACAGTTAACCCCGTTGCTGATATTATTCAAAAAGCACATAAGATTGGCGCGAAGGTACTAGTAGACGGTGCTCAGGCGGTTGCTCATTGGCCTATCGATGTTCAAGCGCTTGATTGTGATTTTTATGCCTTTTCTGGACATAAACTTTATGGCCCGACGGGCATCGGTGTTTTGTATGGGAAAGCAGATTTGCTCAATAGCATGACACCTTTTATGGGTGGCGGTGAAATGATCGAGTCGGTCACTTTTGAAAAGACAACATACAACACGCTGCCATTTAAATTTGAACCCGGCACCCCAAACATAGCAGGAGCCATCGGTTTAAGTGCAGCTATTGAATACCTTAATAGCCTTGATCGAGATGCCGTTTTAAAGCATGAAGAAGCCGTGTTGAATTATGCCGTCAGCAAAGCTAAGCAAACTGATGGATTAAAACTTGTCGGTGATGCTAGTCATCGAGCTGGTGTTTTAAGCTTTGTCATTGAAGGTACGCACCCAAACGATATCGGTACTTTGTTAGATCAACAAGGAGTCGCTGTTCGTACAGGCAGTCATTGCGCCATGCCAATTATGGAACGTATGGGTGTTCAAGGTACGGTTCGGGCGAGTTTTGCTATGTATAATAGTAAAGACGATGTTGATGCATTGTTTAATGCTATTGAAAAAATTCGAATGTTTTTTTAATTCGCATTCACCATTTTATATTTCAGGGCTGAGTATGGTCAGCTCTGAATGGAAGGAGGATTCAATATGACTGTTCAATCTTTTGATCCCAATAGTACAGCGGCCCCTAAAATCACCTTGACAGATAAGGCGAAGGCGCACTTTGATCGACAATTAGCGAATTCAGAGGCACAAGGCGTTCGGCTATTTATCGAAGAGAGTGGATGCTCTGGGTATATGTACCGAGTCGATTTGGTGCAAAACGCAAATGAAACCGATGTTAAGGTAGAAATAGATACGCCTTGGCCGCTTTATATTGCACAAGACGCTATTGCCATTTTACAAGGTACCGAAATAGATTTTAAGCGAGACGGTTTAAATGAAATGGTGAAGTTTAATAACCCAAATGTAACAGCAGAATGCGGTTGCGGTGAGAGTTTTGTCGTGGAGGGTCAGAGTTAATGGAACGCCGCATGGTTGTAACGCAGCGCGAAGTCAACGCTCGGCTAGTACCGGTTGGAACGCCTATTACCATCCCTTCAGATACCTTTGTAACTTTAACTCAATCGTTGGGTGGCAACTATACAGTGGTGCATAATGGTAATATGGCCAGGATTGATGGTACGGACGCAGACGCGTTAGGGTTTGAGCCTCAAACTTTTGAATTTGAAGCACCTGCAAACGGTGAGGTATCAACCGACCAAATTTGGGAAGTGTTAGATACGGTGTTTGACCCTGAAATACCGGTCAGTATTGTGGCGTTGGGGTTGGTGTACGATGTCACAGTTTCAGATCAAAAGGTCAGTATAACTATGACCTTAACAGCGCCTGGCTGTGGAATGGGACCCGTTTTAGTAGATGATGTTAAATATCGAGTGGCAAAAGTGCCTAATGTGAATGAAATATCTGTTGAGTTGGTGTTTGATCCGCCGTGGTCTCGAGATCGGATGAGCGAAGAAGCTCAACTTGAAACGGGAATGTTTTTTTAAAAAATTAATCTTTAAGGTGCTAAATGAGCCAGATTTTGGGTGTAGATACCACTGCTGACGATATCATTGAGACATTATCATTTTTTGATAGCTGGGAAGATCGCTACAAATATATTATTGATTTAGGTAAAGAGTTGCCTAAGTTAGATGAAGCGAATAAGGTAGAAGACTATATTGTGAAAGGCTGTCAAAGCCAGGTTTGGCTAGTTCCTAATAAGCAAGGTGACCGCTTTTTCTTTGAAGTAGATTCAGACGCCCATATAGTAAAAGGGCTCTTAGCCGTTGTTTTAGCTGCTTTTAATGGAAAAACAGCCGAATCAATCCTAAACTTCGATGTAGACAGCTATTTCGGGCAGCTAGATCTAGAGCGGCATTTAAGCCCCACCCGTGGTAACGGGCTTCGAGCAATGGTCCAGCGTATACGAGATTGTGCTGAAAATTGTTGAGATATTGAATTATTGAAAAAGGTTATATGTGACGTTAACGCCCCTTAAACTGACCATCATAAACTTAGTCGTAATGCTTGGTGTTGCTACAGTTTTCTATTTAAGTGGCATACAGGATATAACGTTATTGCTAATGCTACTGCCTGTCCTTGTTGTAGGTGAGCTAGCACGGCAGTGGAATAAAGCGAATCAACGCAAATACAACGCCCTTCAAAGTGAATTAATTCAAACTCGATCAGAAGTAACTTCCATTCGGCAATCGGTAAACCAAGACGCGCTAACAGGCCTGCACAGCTTGTCGTTTATAAAAGAGCGCCTGACTAAGCGATTGGCTGTTTCTAAATCCCGCCACAGTAAATGCGCTGTGCTTTATATAGATCTTGATTTCTTTAAAGAAATTAATGATGCACTAGGGCATGAGCTAGGAAATCAGCTATTGGTTTCTGTTGGGCACCGATTAAAAGGCCTTGTAAAGAAAGACGACTTACTCGGCTACATCCGTGGTGATGAGTTTATCGTTATTTTGCAAGAAATTGCCGACCCGATGGCTGCAGAGTTGGTGGCCAGGCGCATCCAAAATAGCATGTCGCAACCCTTTGAAATAGTCGATCATTCACTCACCGTTTCTACCAGTATTGGTATATCTATCGGCTTGAACGATGGGGTTGAGGGCGATGATTTAATTCAAAAAGCTGAGCGTGCCGTTATTCAAAGCAAGGCCAATGGGCGTAAAAGTTATACATTTTATAGTCAGGCGCTGAATCTTGTCGCGAAAGAGCGTTTAAAAATCGACCAAAATCTTCGAGGAGCCTTACAACGCGGAGAGTTTAGAATTGTTTATCAAGTCATTGTTGATGAGAAAAGCCGCAGCGTTAAAGGGTTTGAGGCTCTCATTCGTTGGCATAATGCTGAATTGGGAGAGGTTTCGCCGGCTGAGTTTATTCCTGTGGCTGAGCAGATTGGCCTAATAACAGAAATAGGCACTTGGGTGATGCGAGAGTCTTTATTGCAGTTGCAGCAGTGGCAGGGCCGGTACGGTAAAGCTCTGTTGATGTCGGTTAATGTGTCGCCAAGGCAATTCCAAGATGAATCTATTTTGCCCGCCGTAAAAACCATTCTCAAGCAGGCGGGTATTGCTTCCAGTGCCTTGCAAATAGAAGTGACAGAAGGGCTGTTCTTGTCGGCTTCAGATAACGTGATGTCTACAGTTGAAGCATTAAAATCGGCCGGCGTAAAATTAGCGTTGGATGATTTTGGTACAGGCTATTCATCATTGTCTTATCTAAATACTTTGCCTTTTGATGTACTTAAAATTGACAAATGTTTTGTTGATGGCATGCATACCAGTGAATCCGATCTCAATATGATCAAATCAATTATTTCAATTGCCCATGGTCTTAAAATGGTCACTGTTGTAGAAGGCGTAGAAACCGCCCAGCAAGCCCATATGCTACGTGAATTAGGCGCTGACTCCATTCAAGGCTTCTATTATTCGAAGCCGCTCTCCGCAAAAGAAGCGGAAATGCGCTTTTTAGCAAAAGACTCAATCACCTCGCTGGATGAGTCAATCTGGGATAATCTTTGAGGGTGTTTTAGGCTTAGAGCTTCAAGCGACGAGTTTGAAAAACTACCAACAACTTCTATCAATGACCCTCATTAATACACCGTCTAACTCGGTAAACTAATTGCTCAAACTAAGCCGATAAAACCATTCCTGTTTCTTTTGTATGCAGCCCACAGCCTGTAGCTCAAAACCGCTTTTTAACCTTTCATTCAAATCATTAACCCCGTATAATCCGCCGCCGTCCACACACTATTAACTTTCGGAGAGTGCCTAATGGC from Reinekea marina includes the following:
- a CDS encoding SulP family inorganic anion transporter encodes the protein MLLAQKKEDWFGNIRGDVLAGLVVALALIPEAIAFSIIAGVDPKVGLYASFCIAVIISVVGGRPGMISAATGAMALLMVDLVAEHGIQYLWAATLLTGVIQIVAGYLKLGELMRFVSRSVVTGFVNALAILIFMAQLPELTNVTWVVYAMTAAGLGIIYLFPYINKTIPSPLVTIVVLSAISIIFDFDIRTVGDMGDLPDTLPNFLFPDVPLNFATLAIILPYSAPLAVVGLLESLMTATIVDDLTDTSSDKNRECKGQGIANIGAGLMGGMAGCAMIGQSVINVKSGGRGRLSAFVAGTVLLIMVVFSSEWVAKIPMAALVSVMIMVSIGTFNWGSIRDLRQFPLSTNLVMIVTVVVVVWTHNLAYGVFAGVLLAALFFANKISHFMYVDSDLSEDEDKRSYKVVGQVFFNSADKFIAAFDFKEAISTVEIDLSRAHFWDITAVESLDKVVVKFKREGTDVNVVGLNEASETIVDRFGKLGKPEEIDKVLGGH
- a CDS encoding aminotransferase class V-fold PLP-dependent enzyme; protein product: MRPLYFDYAATTPVDDRVAKAMTDCLTFNGNFANPASRSHALGWLAEEAVEEARNDVADLLGADSREIVWTSGATESNNLAIKGVADNYAPEACHIITTSIEHKAVIDPVKHLHSKGYQTTFVAPGSNGQVSVESIAAEITDKTRLISVMAVNNETGVINPIAEIGKLCEQKGIFFHVDAAQAVGKIAVNVDEWKVTLLSLSAHKFYGPKGIGALYVRRRSPLELSAQIHGGGHERGMRSGTLATHQIVGIGTAAAILNEGFSDEHDRIEALKERLWSGIETLGDVIINGKGSPISAGHLNVCFKGLDGEALMMGVRNLAISSGSACTSATVEPSFVLKAMGCSDEDAHSSLRISLGRFTTESDVDQAIASFSQAVNALRSAK
- the sufC gene encoding Fe-S cluster assembly ATPase SufC → MLSIKNLAAKVEEKDILKGLSIEVKPGEVHAIMGPNGAGKSTLGNVLAGREGYEVTGGSIEFLGENILDFEAHERACKGVFLAFQYPVEIPGVSNMEFLKASVDAVRESRGLEPYSSVEFIKLAREKSKAVDLPADFLKRGVNEGFSGGEKKRNELMQMMLLEPTLCILDETDSGLDIDALQVVADGVNKLRDPNRSFIVVTHYQRLLDYIVPDFVHVLADGKIVKSGGKELALELEKEGYGWIEKETV
- a CDS encoding aminotransferase class V-fold PLP-dependent enzyme — protein: MSFDVDAIKADFPILAQEVNGKPLVYLDNGATTQKPNAVIDAITHFYKTDNSNVHRGAHTLSDRSTLSFEKARSTVQTFLNAEQSCEIIWTKGTTEAVNLVAFSWGLQNLKQGDQVLVSYMEHHANIVPWQMVCEKTGAQLVAMPVTDLGDIDLNQLDALLTEKVKFVSVGHVSNALGTVNPVADIIQKAHKIGAKVLVDGAQAVAHWPIDVQALDCDFYAFSGHKLYGPTGIGVLYGKADLLNSMTPFMGGGEMIESVTFEKTTYNTLPFKFEPGTPNIAGAIGLSAAIEYLNSLDRDAVLKHEEAVLNYAVSKAKQTDGLKLVGDASHRAGVLSFVIEGTHPNDIGTLLDQQGVAVRTGSHCAMPIMERMGVQGTVRASFAMYNSKDDVDALFNAIEKIRMFF
- the sufB gene encoding Fe-S cluster assembly protein SufB; this translates as MSQEVEKYIKTEYEAGFITDVESATIPPGLNEDVIRLISAKKNEPEWMTEWRLKAFRAWEEMEEPDWAHVSYPKPDFQSLSYYSSPKSIEDARPKSLDDVDPELLATYEKLGIPVHEHAALAGVAVDMVFDSVSVGTTFRKKLEEAGIIFCPISEAVHEYPELVKKYLGSVVPQKDNYYAALNSAVFSDGSFVYIPKGVRSPMELSTYFRINEANTGQFERTLIIADVGSHVSYLEGCTAPMRDENQLHAAVVELVVLDDAEVKYSTVQNWYPGDAEGKGGIYNFVTKRGIAHERAKISWTQVETGSAVTWKYPSCVLKGDDSVGEFYSVALTSNMQQADTGTKMIHIGKNTRSTIISKGISAMKSENTYRGLVKMNPGAVGARNFTQCDSLLIGDQCGAHTFPYIESKNPSAIVEHEATTSKVSDDQMFLCQQRGIDPEKAVSMIVNGFCKEVFKELPMEFAVEAGKLLEVSLEGAVG
- the sufT gene encoding putative Fe-S cluster assembly protein SufT translates to MERRMVVTQREVNARLVPVGTPITIPSDTFVTLTQSLGGNYTVVHNGNMARIDGTDADALGFEPQTFEFEAPANGEVSTDQIWEVLDTVFDPEIPVSIVALGLVYDVTVSDQKVSITMTLTAPGCGMGPVLVDDVKYRVAKVPNVNEISVELVFDPPWSRDRMSEEAQLETGMFF
- a CDS encoding HesB/IscA family protein translates to MEGGFNMTVQSFDPNSTAAPKITLTDKAKAHFDRQLANSEAQGVRLFIEESGCSGYMYRVDLVQNANETDVKVEIDTPWPLYIAQDAIAILQGTEIDFKRDGLNEMVKFNNPNVTAECGCGESFVVEGQS
- a CDS encoding universal stress protein, translated to MADNNNKERTWTIACIDGSKFNEAVSDYAIWLTKTIDAPLKALHAIEHNAIAAVSDFSGAIGIGAQEHLLSELTEVEQQRNKLEIQKGKDILDTVKARANKAGVENAFSTQRHGPLVEALIDLEHETRVIVLGIRGEANVGNTENLGGHLETIVRSVQRPIFVVNRAFEAPKAAMLAFDGSDCSLKALDMVVNSPLFNDLPVHIVNVSKSVSAGEALIAPAQVKLETAGRSVSSAVLTGDPAQALCQYQKDHNIGLTVMGSFSHNRLRDMVFGSFTAKMLLNTEQPLLLLR
- the sufD gene encoding Fe-S cluster assembly protein SufD; translation: MSNQLNVAAAAAQVANDNSYAKSWSQSAGERFALQPLPTRKTEHWKYTPLKSLLDATWSNAVSSTKASGVAFDDFNEVTLTIENGQLVDTPTLPEGIVLKKLSQCDEAQTAEFIEKVQAQQTDFIFDSLNAAKLDEGYWIVVEENAQVASPIHLNFVSHGEHVMVNTQVLVEAKRSSNAVVVETFTHDSGSAFVNPNTTLYVNENAQLTHYHLLLEEGDIRHIGRVAAVLERSAKLYSFHMAVGGVLKRKDIVVRHCGEGGELTLNGVYLPKGKEHIDYHTILEHEVAHCTSQEVFRGIIGDSATAVFNGRIHIHKDAQKSLAELNNRNLLLNDKATIYTKPELEIYADDVKCAHGATIAQLDDKELFYFQARGISKAEAEVMLSFGFINELLDALPHEPVQLLLRPLLAQVFASKSAELTRHLV
- the iscR gene encoding Fe-S cluster assembly transcriptional regulator IscR; translated protein: MRLTTKGRYAVTALLDLALNEHKGPINLADISERQGISLSYLEQLFSKLRKKSLVASVRGPGGGYLLGREKSDISIASVVDAVSESIDATKCQGKTGCQQGDICLTHHLWQDLSNQIHDFLDDITLQTLVERGEIKAVSARQNEKMLQAHPEKTIPTAQVS